One Carassius auratus strain Wakin chromosome 3, ASM336829v1, whole genome shotgun sequence genomic region harbors:
- the LOC113052202 gene encoding protein Tob1-like, with amino-acid sequence MQLEIQVALNFIISYLYNKLPRRRVNIFGEELERQLKQKYEGHWYPDKPYKGSGFRCIHVGEKVDPVVEQAAKESGLDIEDVRNNLPQDLSVWIDPFEVSYQIGEKGPVKVLYVDDSNENGLELDKEIKNSFNPEAQVFMPISEPLGMSPTSSSPSPPFGQSAAVSPTFMRRSTQPLTFTTASFAATKFGSTKMKTNGRNANKVTRNSPTNLGLNVNNLLKQKAMSTSMHSLYGVGLGGQPQKPSALSPNAKEFVFPNLQGQGSPSAMFPGETSLNLSPLPYNNAFDVFTAYGGLNEKSLMESLNFSLSNMQYSNQQFQPVMAN; translated from the coding sequence ATGCAGCTTGAAATCCAAGTAGCACTCAACTTCATCATTTCTTACTTGTACAATAAGCTGCCTAGGCGACGTGTCAACATTTTCGGCGAGGAGTTGGAGCGACAGCTGAAACAGAAATACGAGGGACATTGGTACCCGGACAAGCCATACAAAGGGTCTGGATTCAGGTGTATACATGTCGGGGAGAAAGTGGACCCAGTTGTAGAGCAAGCAGCCAAAGAAAGTGGGTTGGACATTGAGGATGTCCGCAACAACCTGCCTCAGGACCTTAGTGTCTGGATTGATCCTTTCGAGGTGTCTTATCAGATTGGGGAGAAGGGACCCGTTAAGGTGCTCTATGTGGACGACAGTAATGAGAATGGACTGGAGTTGGACAAGGAGATCAAGAACAGCTTTAACCCAGAGGCCCAGGTCTTCATGCCCATTAGCGAACCCCTAGGCATGTCCCCCACCTCCAGTTCCCCGTCCCCACCGTTCGGCCAGTCGGCGGCGGTCAGCCCTACCTTCATGCGCCGTTCCACGCAACCTTTAACCTTTACCACTGCCAGCTTCGCCGCCACCAAATTCGGCTCCACGAAAATGAAAACCAATGGGCGGAATGCCAACAAGGTGACCCGAAACTCCCCCACCAACCTGGGCCTGAATGTAAACAACCTCCTGAAGCAGAAAGCCATGTCCACATCCATGCATTCTCTCTACGGCGTCGGCTTGGGCGGTCAGCCGCAGAAGCCCTCTGCCCTGTCTCCCAACGCCAAGGAGTTTGTGTTCCCCAATCTCCAGGGGCAGGGCAGCCCAAGTGCAATGTTCCCTGGGGAAACGTCCCTCAATCTCAGCCCTCTCCCGTACAATAATGCCTTTGATGTGTTCACCGCCTATGGGGGCCTTAATGAGAAGTCCCTCATGGAGAGTCTGAATTTCAGCTTGAGCAACATGCAGTATTCTAACCAGCAATTCCAGCCAGTGATGGCCAACTAG